One stretch of Labrenzia sp. CE80 DNA includes these proteins:
- the ilvD gene encoding dihydroxy-acid dehydratase: MPPYRSRTSTHGRNMAGARSLWRATGMKDNDFGKPIIAIANSFTQFVPGHVHLKDLGQLVAREVEKAGGIAKEFNTIAVDDGIAMGHDGMLYSLPSREVIADAVEYMVNGHCADAIVCISNCDKITPGMLNAAMRLNIPVVFVSGGPMEAGKVVLENGVAKAVDLVDAMVMAADDSASDADVMEMEQNACPTCGSCSGMFTANSMNCLTEALGLALPGNGSTLATHADRERLFVEAGHLIVDLAKRYYEQDDESVLPRSIANFQAFENAMSLDISMGGSTNTILHLLAASYEGEVGFTMDDIDRLSRKVPVLCKVAPAIENIHMEDVHRAGGIMGILGELDRAGHLHSDNPTVHSASMKEALARWDVCQTNSESVHKFYKAAPGGVPTQVAFSQERRWDELDLDRTSGVIRDGKHAYSKDGGLAVLYGNIAEDGCVVKTAGVDESILKFTGPARIFESQDSAVSAILTGKVHEGDVVLIRYEGPRGGPGMQEMLYPTSYLKSKGLGKACALITDGRFSGGSSGLSIGHISPEAAEGGAIGLVEEGDTIVIDIPNRVMKVDLSDGELAERRTQMDLKGDAAWKPVEKRKRKITTALRAYAALTTSASKGAVRVVD, from the coding sequence ACCCATGGCCGCAATATGGCGGGCGCGCGAAGCTTGTGGCGCGCAACCGGCATGAAGGATAATGATTTTGGCAAGCCAATCATTGCCATCGCCAACTCCTTCACACAGTTCGTGCCAGGGCATGTGCACCTGAAAGATCTTGGTCAGCTCGTCGCTCGGGAAGTCGAAAAGGCCGGTGGTATCGCGAAGGAATTCAACACCATTGCGGTCGATGATGGCATCGCCATGGGACATGACGGCATGCTCTATTCGCTGCCGTCACGCGAGGTCATCGCGGATGCCGTGGAATATATGGTCAACGGACACTGCGCCGATGCCATCGTCTGCATTTCCAACTGCGACAAGATTACGCCGGGAATGCTGAACGCGGCCATGCGTCTGAACATTCCGGTTGTCTTCGTTTCAGGTGGCCCGATGGAAGCGGGTAAGGTTGTTTTGGAGAACGGCGTCGCGAAGGCCGTTGACCTGGTCGACGCCATGGTCATGGCTGCAGATGACAGTGCGTCAGATGCCGACGTCATGGAAATGGAGCAGAATGCCTGTCCGACTTGTGGTTCCTGCTCGGGTATGTTCACGGCAAACTCGATGAACTGCCTCACGGAAGCCCTTGGTCTTGCGCTGCCGGGCAACGGCTCGACGCTGGCGACTCATGCAGACCGCGAGCGGCTGTTCGTTGAAGCAGGTCATCTGATCGTCGACTTGGCGAAGCGTTACTACGAGCAGGATGACGAAAGCGTTCTGCCGCGCTCCATCGCCAATTTCCAGGCCTTTGAAAATGCCATGAGCCTCGACATCTCCATGGGGGGCTCAACCAACACGATCCTTCATCTTCTCGCGGCCTCCTACGAAGGCGAAGTGGGCTTCACGATGGATGATATTGACCGTCTATCCCGCAAGGTTCCAGTGCTGTGCAAGGTCGCGCCGGCGATCGAGAACATCCACATGGAAGACGTTCATCGTGCGGGCGGCATTATGGGCATCCTCGGGGAACTGGATCGGGCAGGGCACCTGCATTCAGACAATCCGACGGTTCACTCGGCCTCCATGAAGGAAGCCTTGGCGCGTTGGGATGTCTGTCAGACAAACTCCGAAAGCGTTCACAAGTTCTACAAGGCCGCTCCAGGCGGTGTTCCGACACAGGTGGCCTTCAGCCAGGAGCGTCGTTGGGATGAGCTTGATCTCGATCGGACCTCAGGTGTGATCCGCGACGGCAAACATGCCTACAGCAAGGACGGCGGCCTCGCAGTTCTTTACGGCAATATCGCCGAAGATGGCTGTGTCGTGAAAACCGCCGGCGTAGACGAGAGCATTTTGAAGTTCACCGGTCCGGCCCGGATCTTCGAGAGCCAGGACAGTGCTGTGAGTGCGATCCTGACCGGCAAGGTCCACGAGGGCGATGTGGTTCTTATCCGCTACGAGGGGCCGCGCGGCGGGCCTGGCATGCAGGAAATGCTCTATCCGACCAGCTATCTGAAGTCCAAAGGGCTCGGCAAAGCCTGTGCGCTGATTACCGATGGCCGTTTCTCGGGTGGCTCCTCGGGCCTGTCCATTGGTCACATTTCGCCTGAAGCTGCCGAGGGCGGTGCCATCGGTCTCGTCGAGGAAGGTGACACCATCGTCATCGATATCCCGAACCGAGTGATGAAGGTCGACCTCTCTGATGGCGAGCTGGCGGAGCGCCGTACACAGATGGACCTGAAGGGTGATGCGGCCTGGAAACCGGTTGAAAAGCGCAAGCGCAAGATCACCACGGCGCTGCGTGCCTATGCAGCCCTGACGACCTCGGCTTCAAAGGGTGCCGTTCGCGTCGTGGACTAG